A window from Vulpes vulpes isolate BD-2025 chromosome 9, VulVul3, whole genome shotgun sequence encodes these proteins:
- the SPATA13 gene encoding spermatogenesis-associated protein 13 isoform X7 has product MVARGEIARFWSLESLHMVSSDGGTESAALVDDNGSEEDYSYEDLCQANPRYLQPGGEQLAINELIGDGSVVCAEALWDHVTMDDQELGFKAGDVIQVLEASNKDWWWGRNEDKEAWFPASFVRLRVNQEELSENSSSTQGEEQEEDAGKSRHKHAESKHQMRTNVIQEIMNTERVYIKHLKDICEGYIRQCRKHTGMFTVAQLATIFGNIEDIYKFQRKFLKDLEKQYNKEEPHLSEIGSCFLQHQEGFAIYSEYCNNHPGACAELSNLMKQGRYRHFFEACRLLQQMIDIAIDGFLLTPVQKICKYPLQLAELLKYTTQEHSDYNNIKAAYEAMKNVACLINERKRRLESIDKIARWQVSIVGWEGLDILDRSSELIHSGELTKISKHGKSQQRTFFLFDHQLVSCKKDLLRRDVLYYRGRTDMDEVELVDLEDGRDKDWNLHVKNAFKLVSRTTDEVHLFCAKKHEDKARWLQACGDERRRVQEDREMGMEISENQKKLAMLNAQKAGHGKSKGYSGCPVAPPHQSLHPLHQRHVTVPTSIPQQQVFALAEPKRKPSLFWHTFNKLTPFKK; this is encoded by the exons tttcttcagaTGGAGGTACTGAGTCTGCTGCCTTAGTGGATGACAACGGCAGTGAGGAGGACTACAGCTATGAAGATCTCTGTCAGGCCAACCCCAGATACCTACAGCCAGGAGGGGAACAGTTGGCCATCAACGAG CTGATCGGCGATGGCAGTGTGGTCTGCGCAGAAGCCCTGTGGGACCACGTGACCATGGACGACCAGGAGCTGGGCTTCAAGGCAGGAGATGTCATCCAGGTTCTGGAAGCCTCCAACAAGGACTGGTGGTGGGGCCGCAATGAAGACAAGGAAGCCTGGTTCCCCGCAAGTTTTGTCAGA TTGCGTGTCAATCAGGAAGAGCTGTCGGAAAATTCCAGCAGCACCCAGGGCGAGGAACAGGAGGAGGATGCTGGCAAGAGCCGCCACAAGCACGCAGAGAGCAAGCACCAGATGAGGACCAATGTCATCCAGGAGATCATGAACACCGAGCGAGTATACATCAAGCACCTCAAGGACATCTGCGAG GGCTATATTCGACAGTGTCGCAAGCACACGGGAATGTTCACTGTTGCACAACTAGCCACCATTTTTGGAAACAttgaagatatttacaaattccaaagaaagtTCCTGAAAGATCTTGAGAAACAGTACAATAAAGAGGAACCTCATTTAAGTGAAATAGGATCCTGCTTTCTTCAACAT CAAGAGGGCTTTGCCATCTACTCCGAGTACTGTAACAACCACCCTGGCGCCTGCGCGGAGCTGTCCAACCTGATGAAGCAGGGCAGGTACAGACACTTCTTTGAAGCCTGCCGCCTGCTCCAGCAGATGATCGACATCGCCATTGACGGCTTCCTCCTTACGCCGGTGCAGAAGATCTGCAAGTACCCTCTGCAGCTGGCCGAGCTGCTCAAGTACACCACGCAGGAGCACAG TGATTACAACAACATAAAGGCAGCATATGAAGCCATGAAGAACGTAGCCTGTTTGATCAATGAGCGCAAGCGCAGACTGGAAAGCATAGACAAGATAGCACGGTGGCAGGTGTCCATCGTAGGCTGGGAG GGGCTGGATATCTTAGACCGAAGTTCCGAACTGATCCATTCTGGGGAACTGACCAAAATCAGCAAGCACGGCAAGAGCCAGCAGCGGACGTTCTTCCTGTTTGACCACCAGCTGGTGTCCTGCAAGAAGGACCTGCTGCGCCGGGATGTGCTCTACTACAGGGGCCGCACGGACATGGACGAGGTGGAGCTCGTGGACCTGGAGGATGGCCGGGACAAGGACTGGAACCTCCACGTCAAAAACGCTTTCAAGCTTGTCAGCAGAACCACCGATGAGGTGCACCTGTTCTGTGCCAAAAAGCATGAGGACAAGGCGCGGTGGCTGCAGGCGTGTGGGGATGAACGGAGGCGCGTGCAGGAGGACCGCGAGATGG GaatggaaatttcagaaaatcaaaagaaactcGCCATGTTAAATGCTCAAAAGGCAGGACACGGAAAGTCAAAAG GCTACAGCGGATGCCCCGTGGCCCCGCCCCACCAGAGCTTGCACCCCCTTCACCAGCGCCACGTCACCGTGCCCACCAGCATCCCCCAGCAGCAGGTGTTTGCCCTGGCGGAACCCAAGAGGAAGCCTTCGCTCTTCTGGCACACATTCAACAAACTCACcccttttaagaaatga